In Papaver somniferum cultivar HN1 chromosome 1, ASM357369v1, whole genome shotgun sequence, a genomic segment contains:
- the LOC113309092 gene encoding carotenoid 9,10(9',10')-cleavage dioxygenase-like, translated as MAETKEQLSTRRSIDGGILLVDPKPNKGIASKFVDVVEKLIVKLMYDSKQTHHYLTGNFAPVLEETPPCQNLPVKGYLPECLNGEFVRVGPNPKFMPVAGYHWFDGDGMVHGMRIKDGKATYVSRYVRTSRLKQEEHFKGAKFMKIGDLKGLFGLFMVNMQLLRAKFKVLDVSYGTGTGNTALIYHHGKLLALSEADKPYVLKVLEDGDLQTLGMLDYDKRLAHSFTAHPKVDPFTGEMFTFGYSHAPPYCTYRVISKDGFMHDPVPITIADPVMMHDFAITENYAVFMDLPLYFRPKDMVKEKKLIFTFDATKKARFGVLPRYATNELHIRWFELPNCFIFHNANAWEEGDEVVLITCRLQNPDLDMVSGTVKEKLENFTNELYEMRFNMESGLASQKKLSVSAVDFPRVNESYTGRKQRYVYGTILDSIAKVTGIIKFDLHAEPDLGKKELEVGGNIKGIFDLGPGRFGSEAIFVPREPGVTSEEDDGYLIFFAHDETTGKSAVNVIDAKTMSADPVAVVDLPNRVPYGFHAFFVTEEQLREQANI; from the exons ATGGCAGAGACGAAAGAGCAGTTGAGTACAAGAAGAAGTATTGATGGAGGAATTTTATTGGTGGATCCTAAGCCAAACAAAGGGATTGCTTCTAAATTCGTCGATGTTGTCGAGAAGTTGATAGTGAAGCTCATGTACGATTCTAAACAGACTCATCACTACTTAACTGGGAATTTCGCTCCAGTACTTGAAGAGACTCCTCCTTGTCAGAATCTCCCTGTCAAAGGATACCTCCCT GAATGCTTGAATGGAGAATTTGTTAGGGTCGGTCCTAATCCTAAGTTTATGCCTGTCGCTGGATATCACTG GTTTGATGGAGATGG AATGGTTCATGGTATGCGTATTAAAGATGGAAAAGCAACATACGTTTCACGCTATGTAAGGACTTCTCGTCTAAAACAGGAAGAGCATTTTAAAGGAGCAAAATTCATGAAG ATTGGAGACCTTAAAGGACTGTTTGGTTTATTTATGGTTAACATGCAATTACTTCGAGCAAAATTCAAAGTATTGGATGTTTCATATGGAACTGGAACAG GTAATACTGCTCTAATATATCACCACGGAAAACTATTGGCCCTCTCAGAAGCAGATAAACCCT ATGTGCTTAAAGTTTTGGAAGACGGAGATCTGCAGACGCTTGGGATGCTCGATTACGACAAGAGATTGGCACATTCCTTTACCGCTCACCCAAAGGTCGACCCATTTACTG GCGAGATGTTTACCTTTGGGTACTCACACGCACCACCTTATTGTACATACCGAGTCATATCTAAGGATGGTTTCATGCATGATCCTGTACCAATCACCATAGCAGATCCTGTCATGATGCATGACTTTGCCATCACAGAAAATTATGCAGTTTTTATGGATCTGCCTTTGTACTTCCGGCCAAAG GACATGGTGAAGGAAAAGAAGCTAATTTTCACATTTGACGCAACAAAGAAAGCTCGGTTTGGTGTTCTTCCTCGATATGCAACGAATGAGCTTCATATCAGATGGTTCGAACTTCCAAACTGTTTCATATTCCACAATG CCAATGCTTGGGAGGAAGGTGATGAAGTAGTTTTGATCACTTGCCGCCTTCAGAATCCAGATTTGGATATGGTCAGTGGAACTGTGAAAGAGAAGCTTGAAAATTTCACTAATGAGCT GTACGAGATGAGATTCAACATGGAAAGTGGTTTAGCTTCCCAGAAGAAACTGTCAGTATCTGCTGTAGATTTTCCACGGGTTAATGAGAGTTACACTGGCAG GAAACAAAGATACGTTTATGGAACTATACTGGACAGCATTGCTAAAGTGACAGGAATTATCAAATTTGATCTCCATGCTGAACCAGATCTTGGGAAAAAAGAACTTGAGGTTGGAGGAAATATCAAAGGGATCTTTGACTTGGGACCTGGAAGATTTGGTTCAGAGGCTATTTTTGTCCCCCGTGAGCCTGGTGTaacttctgaagaagatgatggataCTTAATATTCTTTGCACATGATGAGACTACTGG AAAATCTGCAGTGAATGTAATTGATGCGAAAACCATGTCAGCTGATCCTGTAGCAGTTGTTGACCTACCTAATCGTGTTCCATATGGATTCCATGCTTTCTTTGTAACAGAG GAGCAACTCCGTGAACAAGCAAACATTTGA